The following coding sequences are from one Methanobrevibacter olleyae window:
- a CDS encoding 60S ribosomal export protein NMD3, with protein MFCPECGATDVEMIDGICKNCFLKKFQLIEIPENITVTICKHCNAKLEEGKWKDEYLIEDEIIYRALERNITIADLAENEEIELEIEQMRGTIAECYVEAVASVLGEDVIETHSPNVKINYSVCPDCSKRNAGYYEAVIQLRADDRELKEEEIEKSEEIIHRTLEKQFKKDKLAYIPQVSKLKEGNDYYIGSLKSSKKIVEHLKGEFGGTTKESPRLISEDKSTGKGLYRIWISIRLPKFLKGDFVKYNEKIYQINDIDGNRIQVINLDTGDEIALKWREYDSIEKMEDLNGLQKAIITAKSPKSIQILDPDDYSPIDLEMNKKLENYNIGEEIDVIKIEGKIFIV; from the coding sequence ATGTTTTGTCCAGAATGTGGTGCAACAGATGTTGAAATGATAGATGGAATCTGCAAAAACTGTTTTTTAAAAAAATTTCAACTTATAGAAATCCCAGAAAATATCACTGTAACTATCTGTAAACACTGTAATGCTAAATTAGAAGAGGGAAAATGGAAAGATGAATACCTCATAGAAGACGAAATCATCTATAGAGCATTAGAGCGAAATATAACTATTGCTGATTTAGCAGAAAATGAAGAGATTGAACTTGAAATTGAGCAAATGAGAGGAACAATTGCAGAATGTTATGTTGAAGCAGTTGCAAGTGTTTTAGGTGAAGATGTTATTGAAACACACAGCCCAAATGTAAAAATTAATTATTCCGTTTGTCCTGATTGTAGCAAAAGAAATGCAGGATACTACGAAGCAGTAATTCAATTACGTGCAGATGATAGGGAACTTAAAGAAGAAGAAATTGAAAAGTCAGAGGAAATAATTCATAGAACCCTTGAAAAACAATTTAAAAAAGATAAATTAGCTTATATTCCACAAGTTTCTAAACTTAAAGAAGGAAATGATTATTATATCGGTTCATTAAAATCTTCTAAAAAAATTGTAGAACATCTTAAAGGGGAATTTGGAGGAACTACTAAAGAATCTCCAAGACTCATTAGTGAAGATAAATCAACCGGAAAAGGATTATATAGAATCTGGATATCTATAAGACTTCCTAAATTCTTAAAGGGAGATTTTGTAAAATATAATGAAAAGATATATCAAATTAATGATATCGATGGAAATAGAATACAAGTTATTAATTTAGATACTGGAGATGAAATAGCTTTAAAATGGAGAGAATATGATTCTATTGAAAAAATGGAAGATTTAAACGGCCTTCAAAAGGCCATTATTACAGCTAAATCTCCAAAGTCCATTCAAATTCTTGATCCCGATGATTATAGCCCAATAGATTTAGAAATGAATAAAAAACTAGAAAACTATAATATTGGTGAAGAAATCGATGTAATAAAAATTGAAGGTAAAATTTTTATTGTTTAA